GCCGTGCGATTCAGGGTGCCCCGGTCGAGCATCGCCGCCACGAAGCTCGAGAGTCCGCTCTTCCCGGGCGGGTCGTACATCGCGCCCGCCTTCACGAGCCCCTGGATCGCGACGGTCGGGTTCGCATGATTCTCCCGGAACAGGACGACGAGGCCGTTGGGGAGCTCGAATCGGAGAGGCTGGATGGCGGGCGACGAGGGTTTGGTCGCCGCGGCCTCACCGATGCCGTGCTCCCGGTACCGGTTCTCCGCCCGCCCGCGCAAGGCGTCCCCGACGGGACGGCCGTCCCCTCCGGCGGAGCCCGGAACGTCCAAGGTCGGGACCGGGTCGTAGTGGCCGACGGTCCGTGAGTCCTCGACGAGGTACTCACGCGCCACCCGCCGGACGTCCTGGGCAGTCACCTTCGCGATCAGGTCGAGGTAGGTATCCAGGTATCGGTAGGACGCCACGGTTTCGTAGTACCCCATCTGGTGCGCCAGACTCCGGACCGAATCCCTGGAATATGTGAACGATGCTTGGATCTGCTTCTTCGCGCGGCCGAGCTCGATCGGAGAGGGAAGCTCCTCTCTCATCCGGTCCGCCTCCGCCAGCAGCGCCTCTTCAAGGCGGCCGAGCGAGACGCCGGGTGCCGCTGTGGCCTCGGCGATCAGGAGGAAGGGATCGCGCGCCGTTTCGTTCCCGGCCTCGGCCTCCGTCGCGAGCTTTCCCTCCACGAGGGCCTGATAAAGGCGAGACGCCTTGCCGTGGCCCAGGATCATGCCCAGCACGTCGAGGGCATAGGTGTCCGGATGCAAGAGCGCGGGGGCCCTGTACGCTACCATGAGGTAGCGCGTGTCCCCGGGCTTTCGAATCTTGAACCGGCGCTCTCCCATCTGGGGTGGCTCGATCGTCACCACGGGGGGAGCCTCGGGGCCTCTCTCGATCCGGCCGAAATGATCCCTCACGAGCCCGAGCGCTCCGTCGCGCTCCACGTCGCCCACGATGACGACCGTGGCGTTGTTGGGCATGTAATGCTTTCGGTAGTAATCGCGAATCTCGCTCGTCCGGACCGCCTCAACGTCGCTGCGCCAACCGATCGTCGGCCAGTGATAGGGGTGCGCCTTGAAGGCCTGGGCGAAGGTCTCGGTGTAGAGCGTCCGGTGAGGATTGTCCTCGTTCCGCTCGAGCTCCGAGCGAACGACGGTCATCTCGAGCCGATGCTCCTCCTCCTGGATCAGCGCGTTCGCCATGCGGTCGGCTTCGATCTCGACCGCCAGCTCAAGCCGGTCCGATGCGAGCACCTCGAAATAGTTCGTATAGTCGAGCGAAGTGGCCGCGTTGAACGAAGCGCCGTTTCGCTGCAGAAGCCGCGCGATCTCGCCTTTGCCGTGCTTCGGCGTTCCCTTGAACATCATGTGCTCGAGCAGGTGGGAGATGCCGGTGGTGCCGGCGCTCTCGTTCCGGGAGCCGACCTTGTACCAGACCATGAACGAGACCACGGGGGCTCCGCGGACCTCTTGGATCAAGACCTTCAAACCGTTATCGAGGACGGACTCGAAGACCAGGCTCTCCAGCTTCCAAGGCCCTCGAGTCGTCGGGGCGGCGGATGGGCTCACGGAGGCCGGCCCTTTCATCGCGCCCGCAGCGCGGCGACGCATTCGATGTGGGGCGTGTGAGGGAACATGTCCACCGGCTGGATCCATTCCAGCGCGAACCGCGATTCGCAGAGGAGCGACAAGTCGCGGCCGAGCGTGCCAGGATTGCACGAGATATAGACCAGCCGCGGCGCGCCGAGGCGGATGAGCCGGCTCACCACGCCGGGATGCAGCCCCGCGCGCGGCGGATCCACGAGCACCGCGTGGATCTCCGGCCGACCGGAGGAGGCATCTCGAGGCCCCGAGTCGAAGCGGTCGCGCAGCACCTCCATCGCCTCCCCCTTCCAGAAACGAGCGTTCGCGATGCCGTTCCGCTCGGCATTTCGTTCCGCGTCCCGCACCGCGATCTCGGAAGATTCGATCCCGATCGCTTCGGCCGATCGGGTCGCGATGGGCAGGGTGAACGTGCCCGTACCCGCGTACACGTCCAGAACGCGCTCCGTCCCGGTCAGGGCGAGGGCTTCGAGCGCGGAGTCCAGAAGGCGATCCGCCTGCTCGGTGTTCGTCTGAAAGAATGAGTTGGAGGAGATCTCGAAGGTGAGGCCGCCCAAGCGTTCCAGAATCGTCGGCTGGCCCGCGAGCACGTGCTCCTCTTCTCCGAGGGCGACCTGCGCCTTCCGCCGCGTGAGGTTCAAGATCACGCTTGCGACGGCGGGGAATGCGCCCCGCAAGGCCACCGCGAGCCGGTCGAGCGCCGGATGCGTGCCGCTCGCGACGATGTTGACCATCACCTGGCCCGTGCGCATCCCTTCGCGCACGACGAGGAATCGAAGAAGGCCCGTGTGGTTCCTCAGATCGTAGGGCGGGAGCGCTTCCCGGACCGCGAAATCACGCACGAAGGCGACGATCTCGCTCGAGACCGGCGTCGCGATATGGCAGCGATCGAGATCGAACGGTCTGTCGTAGAGCCCGCGCCGGTGGAGACCCAGCGTCAGCCGGGCCCTCTCGTCCCGGCCGAACGAGTACTCCATCTTGTTCCGGTAATGGAAGAGCTTCGGGGCCGGCAAGACCGATCGAGCGGCCACGGGGAGCCCGCCCAGGTGGGCCAGGCATGCCTCGACCTGCCGCTGCTTGTGTCGAAGCTGCTCCGAATAGTCGAAGTCCTGGAACCGGCATCCCCCGCAGATGGGAACGTGGCTGCACGGGGCCGGCACCCGGAAGGGGGTGGAGGCAAGGATCTCGACGGCCCGCGCTTCGGCGTATTGGCGCCGCCGTCGGGTCACCGTGGCCAGCACCCGGTCTCCCGGCAGGGCGTTCTCCACGAAGAGGACGAACCGATCGACCTTGGCCAGAGCTTTTCCGCCGTAGGCGAGGTCGGAGACCGTCAGCTCAAGGGTCTGACCGCGCCGGACTTCCACCAAGGTTTCGGCGGCGGCCACGGCCGGCGAAAGCCCCGCCGGGATCGGTTCGGTCGAATCCATCCTCTGATTCTACACCATCGTTTCCACTCAGGATCGGGGTCTCCGTTACCGACAGTTACGTAGGCGCGGCTTGTCCCCGGAACCGTGGGACGTACGGCCCCTGGCGGGGTGGGATGGGTGATCGCGAAATCCGTTCAAGGAGGAACCGGAGTGCGATTCGTGGGTCTGCTTCTGATGCTCGGGTTCGCGCTTGGCCTGGGGCGGGCTGAGCCGGGGGAATGCGCGTCGCTCGGCCAGGTGAATTTCCAGGGCGATCTCGACCTGGTCGGCTTGAGTCGTACCGAGCAGGAGGACATCAACTCCCTCAACTTCGGCGAGAACCCGTTCCACACGGCCCGGATCCGCCTCTTCGCGGACGCACCCGTCCAGGATCACGTCCATGTCTTCACGGAGTTTCTCTACGACGACGGCACCATGCTCGCGCGTCTCTTCGGAGGGTTCGTGCGTTTGTCGGACCCGAAAGGGCGCGACATCCATATCGAGGTGGGGAAGATCCCGCTCCACCTGGGAGCCTACCCGAACCGGTCGTACGCGCCCCAAAACAACCTGATCGGCGCGCCGCTCATGTACCAGTACCACACCGATCTCCGCACCGACCAAGCACCCGTCCGCGGCGAGGACATCGTGGCGAACCGAGGAAACGGCTACCGCTCGAGCTACCTCGCGCCGGGGCTCACCGGCGTCGGTGATTTCGAGGGGCACGCGATTCCCGTGCTCTACGAGAACTGCTGGGACTTCGGGGCCGTGTTGATCGGCACGGCCGCCCCGCTCGAGTTCGCGGTGGGGGTGACGAACGGGAGCGCCGCGGAGCCGGTGATGGGCGACACGAACAACGGGAAACAGATTCTCGCGCGGCTCGGGTTCGTGCCGGCCCCGTGGATCCGGGCGGGGATTTCCGGATCGCGGGCCCCCTACCTGTACGAGGACCTGAATGAGGATCTGCCTCCCGGGCAAACCGTGGATCAATTCATGCAAAAGCTCGCGGCCGCCGATCTGGAGCTTTCCCACGGTCGCGGCGTCCTCTACTCGGAGCTCCTCTTCAGCCGATTCGAATCGCCGTTCGTCGGCGATCTGGACGTGCGCGCGTGGTACGTCGAAGGCAAGTGGACGGTCCTGCCGGGTTGGTACATCGCGGGGCGTTTCGACCGCATGATCTTCGGAGACGTCACGCTCTCGGGAGGGGGCGTCGCGGCCTGGGACGCCGACCTGTGGAAACGCGAGGTGGGGATCGGGTTCAAGCCGTCGAAGCGGCTGGTCGCGAAGCTCGTGCATCAGCAGTCCCAGATCAACGTGACGCCTCCCCTCGTACGCGCCTTCGCGGCCGCTCAGCTCTCGGTGGTGTTCTGATGGTCGCCGCGACCGCGCGCGCGCGCGCCGCCCTGATTCTTCTGGCGCTGCTCGGCGCGGCCCGCGCCTCGGCCGGCGCGATCGAGGGGGAGGTCTTGGTCGAACCCGCCGATCTCGCCATCCGCGACACATCGAAGCCGAATCCCTACGTGGGCCAGCTCAGCGCCTCCGCGCGAGCGGAGACCGCCGCCACCGTCGATACCGCCTACGGGGTCGCCTGGGTTGCCGATCCCGCCTCCGACCGGGAGCTGCCGCCTCCGCCCGCGCGGATGGACCAGGTCGGCCAGCGGTTCGTCCCTCGCATCCTCGCGGTAGTGGCCGGGCAGACCGTCGAGTTCCACAACAGCGATAACGTCTATCACAACATCTTCTCCTACTCGCCCCCGAAGCGCTTTGACCTGGGACGCTATCCGAAAGGGAAGTCAAGGAGCGTGACGTTCGTGAAGCCGGGCGCGGTCCAGGTCTATTGCGACATCCATTCCGACATGCGCGCCGACATCATCGTCGCACCGAGCCGGCGGTTCGCGCTGATCGGGCGCAGCGGCCGGTTCCGCATCGAGGGCGTCCCGGCGGGGACCCACACGGTCAAGGTGTGGCTGCCCAGCTCGGGCGAACGCGTCGCCAGCATCGACGTGTCCGAACGGGGCGCCGTTTCCCTACTCCCTCTCGGTCCATGAAGCCGTTTCGGCTTTCCTGGATTCGACCCTCGCTCGCCGCCAAGATCGCGGCGGCCACCTCGCTGCCCATTTTGGCGGTCATGGTGGCCGCGCTCCTCGCCGTGAACTTCCGGGTCGCCGCGCAGCAGGACCGTACCGTCACCGCCGATCTATCGCGGGCCGCCCTGTCCTTCGAGAAGCAAATGGTGCACCAGGGCGAGGAGCTGAAGCGTATCGGGATCGTCATCGCGCGCGATCCGAAGTTTTTCGCGATGCTCACCCTTCCCCGGACGGATCGCGGGACCGAGTACTTCCAGGCGACGCTCGCCGGCGTCGCCGGCGATTTCCAGCATGATACCGACGCCGCGATCTTCGACGTCACCGACGAGCACGGGGTCGTTCTGGTCCGGGGCGGGCGGCCCGACGAGTACGGCATCAACATCTCCGGGTCGAAGCTCATTCGGGGAGCGCTCTCGGGACGTCCCGTCAGCGGCTACACGGTGGAGGGGCGGAACGCCTACCGGGTCGCGGTCGTTCCGATTGTGGTCGGGGGCGCTCTGGTGGGGACTCTGACGCTGGGACAAAGTCTCGACGCCGCGCTCGCGCAGGCCCTCAAGGAAACGACGCGCAGCGATGTCGTGTTCACGGTGGACGGGGAAATCGCCTTGAGCACCGTTGCCGAATCCATGCTCCGGAGCATGCTGCAAAAGAAGATTCGCGAATGGCGGAACCCGGACTCGCGCCGCGAGGCGGGCACGACGCTCGAGGTGGTGCCGGTGCAGGGGGAGCGCTTTCTCGCGCTTCGCGGCGAGGTGGAGGGGCCCGAGGTCGGGGGCCACCTGGGTTACGTGCTCGTGCGCTCGCTGGACCAGGAAACGCTGGTGGTGAGGCGGATCGGAGGGGATCTCTTCCTCGCGGGAGCCACGGTCGCGCTCCTGGCGCTTCTGCTCGGCCTCGGGGTCGCGGCCGGAATCACGCGGCCGATTCGACATCTCGTGGAGGCCGCCAACGAGATGCGGGTTGGGAACTACGACTTTCCGCTGAACGTCCGATCGCGCGATGAGATGGGGCGGCTCGCGGAGGATTTTGGAGCCATGCGCGAGACCCAGCGCCACGAGATCGAGCGGCTCGGCGAGATCGACCGGATGAAATCAAATTTCATCACCATCGCCTCCCACGAAATCATTACCCCCGTCACCATGATCCGCGCGTACGCGGATATCTTGGGGGACGGCTCGCTCGGGGAGGTCACGCCGCCCCAGCGCGAAGGTCTCTTCGCGATACGCCGGGGAACGGACACGCTGACCCGCTTGGCGCGCGACCTGACCAACATGTCTTTGATCGACCGCAACCAGCTCCCCGCCCATTTCGCCCCCTGTGACATCGGCGAGGTTCTGGAGGAGGTCGCGGTGCAGGTCGCGCCCTTCGTGACGCAGCGAGATCAGCAGCTCTCGATCGGGGCGGAGGCGGGGCTCGTCCATCCCCGCATCGATCGCGACTATCTGAACCAGGCGATCCTGAACGTCGCCATGAACGCGGTGCGCTTTACGCCAGATGGGGGCACGATCGACCTGGGAGCCCGGAGGGTCGGGGACGCGGTGGAAATCGAGGTGAGCGACACGGGAATCGGGATCGCCGAAGAGGACCAGGAGCGGATCTTCTCGAGGCTCGTTGAGCTCAAGGACATCAACCTCCACTCCTCGGGGCTGGCGGAGTTCAACTCGTCGGGCCTCGGTCTCGGCCTCTCGATCGCGCGGGGTATCGTGGAGGCCCACGGAGGGACGATCCGCGTGGAAAGCCACGTGGGCAAGGGAAGCACCTTTCGGATTCGGCTCCCCCTCGCCG
This sequence is a window from Candidatus Eisenbacteria bacterium. Protein-coding genes within it:
- a CDS encoding HAMP domain-containing protein; translation: MKPFRLSWIRPSLAAKIAAATSLPILAVMVAALLAVNFRVAAQQDRTVTADLSRAALSFEKQMVHQGEELKRIGIVIARDPKFFAMLTLPRTDRGTEYFQATLAGVAGDFQHDTDAAIFDVTDEHGVVLVRGGRPDEYGINISGSKLIRGALSGRPVSGYTVEGRNAYRVAVVPIVVGGALVGTLTLGQSLDAALAQALKETTRSDVVFTVDGEIALSTVAESMLRSMLQKKIREWRNPDSRREAGTTLEVVPVQGERFLALRGEVEGPEVGGHLGYVLVRSLDQETLVVRRIGGDLFLAGATVALLALLLGLGVAAGITRPIRHLVEAANEMRVGNYDFPLNVRSRDEMGRLAEDFGAMRETQRHEIERLGEIDRMKSNFITIASHEIITPVTMIRAYADILGDGSLGEVTPPQREGLFAIRRGTDTLTRLARDLTNMSLIDRNQLPAHFAPCDIGEVLEEVAVQVAPFVTQRDQQLSIGAEAGLVHPRIDRDYLNQAILNVAMNAVRFTPDGGTIDLGARRVGDAVEIEVSDTGIGIAEEDQERIFSRLVELKDINLHSSGLAEFNSSGLGLGLSIARGIVEAHGGTIRVESHVGKGSTFRIRLPLAGPPSYRPEETTASDSRSKADTTHSSS
- a CDS encoding insulinase family protein — encoded protein: MDPAGGHVPSHAPHRMRRRAAGAMKGPASVSPSAAPTTRGPWKLESLVFESVLDNGLKVLIQEVRGAPVVSFMVWYKVGSRNESAGTTGISHLLEHMMFKGTPKHGKGEIARLLQRNGASFNAATSLDYTNYFEVLASDRLELAVEIEADRMANALIQEEEHRLEMTVVRSELERNEDNPHRTLYTETFAQAFKAHPYHWPTIGWRSDVEAVRTSEIRDYYRKHYMPNNATVVIVGDVERDGALGLVRDHFGRIERGPEAPPVVTIEPPQMGERRFKIRKPGDTRYLMVAYRAPALLHPDTYALDVLGMILGHGKASRLYQALVEGKLATEAEAGNETARDPFLLIAEATAAPGVSLGRLEEALLAEADRMREELPSPIELGRAKKQIQASFTYSRDSVRSLAHQMGYYETVASYRYLDTYLDLIAKVTAQDVRRVAREYLVEDSRTVGHYDPVPTLDVPGSAGGDGRPVGDALRGRAENRYREHGIGEAAATKPSSPAIQPLRFELPNGLVVLFRENHANPTVAIQGLVKAGAMYDPPGKSGLSSFVAAMLDRGTLNRTALEQAEALESLGASLGFDSGPETVTFSGNALSEDIDTVLGVLADALRNPAFTPEQIEKGRDEQIIRVKIAEENTAFVASRTANEILFPPGHPFHDSPIGTEASLGSIARDDLVSFHAAHYGPGAVQLVLVGDVDPNTTLEHVRRSLGDWRKLESPAPFEIPRTALPKGVTRRIVRMEGKSQVDVVYALPGLSRTEPDYYAAMIMTYILGGSSLSSRLMDHLRDMQGLVYGVYSNLNAGIGAGPIQIRAGTNPGNADRTAAEIWSQVKRLHEQGPTATELEEAKSFLTGVYPVRLEANSGVAGQLLGAELYGLGMDYLARYSSIINSVSLEDVRAAAKKYLGPSGYALVTAGSHPDPVPGGG
- the rlmD gene encoding 23S rRNA (uracil(1939)-C(5))-methyltransferase RlmD; the protein is MDSTEPIPAGLSPAVAAAETLVEVRRGQTLELTVSDLAYGGKALAKVDRFVLFVENALPGDRVLATVTRRRRQYAEARAVEILASTPFRVPAPCSHVPICGGCRFQDFDYSEQLRHKQRQVEACLAHLGGLPVAARSVLPAPKLFHYRNKMEYSFGRDERARLTLGLHRRGLYDRPFDLDRCHIATPVSSEIVAFVRDFAVREALPPYDLRNHTGLLRFLVVREGMRTGQVMVNIVASGTHPALDRLAVALRGAFPAVASVILNLTRRKAQVALGEEEHVLAGQPTILERLGGLTFEISSNSFFQTNTEQADRLLDSALEALALTGTERVLDVYAGTGTFTLPIATRSAEAIGIESSEIAVRDAERNAERNGIANARFWKGEAMEVLRDRFDSGPRDASSGRPEIHAVLVDPPRAGLHPGVVSRLIRLGAPRLVYISCNPGTLGRDLSLLCESRFALEWIQPVDMFPHTPHIECVAALRAR